The following proteins are co-located in the Colletotrichum lupini chromosome 4, complete sequence genome:
- a CDS encoding GNS1/SUR4 family protein, which produces MAATQAPSSFYEQLPLPTLDRPFGIHLWPLLDKVWTPIVGYPVSEFRFQPGVTPMSTIKSAGIFVIIYYTIIFGGREWMRNREPYKLKGLFLAHNLILTLISAGLLALYIEELLPTVVRQGIFHSICHADGGWTQPLVVLYYMTYLTKYMELLDTVFLFLKKKPLTFLHCYHHGATALLCYTQLIGSTAVSWVPITLNLGVHVVMYWYYFQSARGVRIWWKEWVTRFQIIQFIIDLGFVYFASYTYFTSTYFPWMPNAGECAGEEFAAFAGIGILSSYLVLFISFYLATYKKGGKSQTRKSLRRMSQAPLPDPHAVASAVAGHSNGSAKASGAKANGSSTPRSRKA; this is translated from the exons ATGGCGGCCACACAAGCACCTTCCTCGTTCTACGAGCAACTGCCTCTCCCCACGCTCGACCGCCCCTTTGGCATCCACCTATGGCCTCTTCTCGACAAGGTCTGGACTCCCATCGTGGGCTACCCCGTGAGCGAGTTCAGATTCCAGCCTGGCGTCACGCCCATGTCGACCATCAAGTCGGCCGGCATCTTCGTCATCATCTACTACACCATCATCTTTGGAGGACGCGAGTGGATGCGCAACCGCGAGCCCTACAAGCTCAAGGGTCTCTTCCTCGCCCACAACTTGATCCTCACCCTCATCAGCGCCGGTCTCCTCGCTCTCTACATTGAGGAGCTCCTGCCCACCGTTGTTCGCCAGGGCATCTTCCACTCCATCTGCCACGCCGACGGCGGCTGGACCCAGCCTCTCGTTGTCCTCTACTAC ATGACCTACCTCACCAAGTACATGGAGCTGCTCGACActgtcttcctcttcctcaagAAGAAGCCTCTGA CCTTCCTCCACTGCTACCACCACGGCGCGACTGCTCTCCTCTGCTACACCCAGCTGATTGGCTCCACTGCCGTCTCATGGGTTCCCATCACCCTCAACCTCGGCGTCCACGTCGTCATGTACTGGTACTACTTCCAGAGTGCCCGCGGCGTTCGCATCTGGTGGAAGGAGTGGGTCACTCGTTTCCAGATCATCCAGTTCATCATCGATCTCG GCTTCGTCTACTTCGCCTCCTACACCTACTTCACCTCGACCTACTTCCCCTGGATGCCCAATGCGGGCGAGTGTGCCGGTGAGGAGTTTGCCGCCTTTGCTGGTATCGGTATCCTCAGCTCCTACCTCGTCCTCTTCATCTCCTTCTACCTCGCAACCTACAAGAAGGGCGGCAAGTCCCAGACCCGCAAGTCTCTCCGCCGCATGAGCCAGGCTCCCCTCCCCGACCCTCACGCCGTTGCCTCGGCTGTCGCCGGCCACTCCAACGGCAGCGCCAAGGCCAGCGGAGCCAAGGCCAACGGCTCCTCCACTCCTCGATCCCGCAAGGCGTAA